tttagaatcttcccgcaggccgcacagtgaggctccgcgggccgcatgttgtgcaggcctgaactagggtgaagcagagggatgtgtcagccctcagggcagagagctttGTTCAGGTGCTGCTCAGTGAGAGTTTCTGTTCAGCAGCGTCGGTATGAGCTCAGCACTAAGGTTGGTGTTAGGAGTGTTTGTGTGATGTCAGCTTTGCATCTCCCTAGGAGTTCCGGACCTTTAGTAGGTGTTGGGAGTGGGGCACAAGGTCCCACTACCAGTGGCTCTGCACACTCTGTGGCCCTGGCCCATTACTCCTCTTCCCACCAAGTCCCtgacccctggccaggctgggagccttggctcctggggagagcccttgaccctccacctgccctgggtgggtttCTGGGGGGCCTGAGAGCAGTCCCTGtcccatgtccccactccccggAGTGCACCATCCAGGATAGGTGGAGGGTTAAGCTATCTTAACCCTCCACCAGTGCTGCTCAGGCTCCCTGGGTGGGAGCCTAGCTCTGGTTTCTGGCCTGGCCAGAggccagggcctcaggggaagtgGAGCAGGGGTGGTGCCACATAGAGGGGCCAGCGCTCAGAAAAGGCTCCAATCTCAccctgtcataagaacataagaacggctgtacctggaatgattgtgtcccattgattgctctcagtccaccaggtttctgtgatgcctattatatcaatatcctcctttaacacaaggcactctagtttataaagccctggcctgtgtgaatgccccgcccactgattaaggctcagccaattaccagaggcttctagctttcaaaccttcctttgaagctcacagcctccaacTACCAGCTACAGCACAcagtccttcaaacaaacaaacaaccaaacagactgacaaacacaagctcagcacacagcaagtaacccccaaacacaagcaaacacacactacagacagtcacttaccccacagatgctgtatttgctcctccttcacctggagaactcccttgcgaaacaccctgttagcagcccctgttcgtcTGTGTGCTCCGAGTGGTTCACCTCTTTTTCTCTCCGGtgcagacggcagagtgtctgGAGGGGGAAAAGATAAAACAGGTGAGATTTCAGGCTTCATATTTATAACAGCGTCAGTCTGATCTCCTAGATCTGTGTTTTCATCATGACACAGAAAGAGACGGAGACACACTCAGGTATTTAATGTGAAAAGGTCTGTAAcctctttcctctctcattcaggcaTCTCCCAGCAATGGACCCAACATCCTTTTGAActcccaacttgtcaaaagacatgaaattgtgtAAAAGATCCTtgagtcctgattctgtcatctcagatctgcttaggcttcgTCAGAGGAAGTTTGAatcacaagactgaggtcccagttatactggcagggccagctctaggcaccagcctaccaagcacgtgcttggggcggcaccttgggagggggcggcgactGGGGTTTGGTTTTGTAGTTTTTGGTTTGgacaggcagcgctggggggggcggggacttgggcgctgCGACGCGGCGCTCggaggggcggggactggggcggTGCTTggaagggggcggggacttgggcggcacgatgctcgggggcagggacttgggcggtgctggggagggggcggggacttgggcagcgtgaagtggcgctcgggggggcggggacttgggcgctgCGACGcggtgctcgggggggcggggacttggtcAGTGcgacgcggcgctcggggggggggggttgggcggtgctctttttttttgcttggggcggcagaaatgttagagccggccctgtatgctGGTACGCCCTGAAGGTGATATTAGACATTggactatgaactatttctgaaaaaaCTCTTTACAACTAGaaagcttgttttgttttttaatagagtttagtttagttaataagaaatggctgtagtgtgtatttgggtaagatctgaaacattcattaacctggcaagtaatgtgtctgatcctttgggagtggtaaaaccttttttcttttatatgatgaaataagatttttagAAATAATCGTATTTGACATAAGGGGAATGTTGCCTTAAGTAGCCTTGTAATTAAGTGATTGTCCTATATAGCAACTTATGAACTAAGAAATGTTTTGACCGCACAATGTGCTTAAAGACACCAGACACCCACAATGTGCTGCCAAGAAGCAGTTAATAAAGTCCAAAAAATCCCATGTGGAGAAAAGGGTCAAAGTGACCCATGCACATCAGTGTGAAATGACTGGTAATGAATGAATCAGAAATGAGAATAACTTGAAAATAGCTTGGACAGCAAAAGTCCTTCCAGTTAGAAGATACTTACAATACATAACACACAAAGGTGATTGAAAAGAACTAATAAATATATAATCTGGATGTGTATAATACGTCAGACATTGGAAGGAGCATCATACGATAAATGACCCGCCTATGCCCCAGGAGAAGGTAAGTGGGCAGTATTTCTTTCAGTATGTCTGTCATTTCTTACTTTAACAGTAGTTGTAATAGCAAGACATACTTTTGGAACAAATAAGGGGTTGAAATTAATGAGTCTGAATGTCTTGGACTCTAAGTGTCTGGCATTCTCATCCAATCATTAAATAGAAGCATAATATAATTATGAACCAATTGACCAGCGCCATTCTCAGTCTCAGATACTGATCCCAGTTTCCCCTActagatcccttctaggtacctttgaacttcctcagAGCCTCCAGTAGCGCAAtagttttctgggagaaaccactgacttgttcttccagttcaggagaaatctcctctggctgctgcaaCTTCCTCTTCTTACACCTGGACAGAAACAATTTCACATGATTATAGTTCATTTAGTGACTTATAATAAGTGCTTACTAGTGAGTTgctgctctaatgggcctggagttagaattcctctGCTTCTCCCAGCTGCAGAAATCTGTCCCCCAGGAACTAGACTGAGGCACCAACTCCCacctccccaggtcattccacacaggtctccaaacagtcCTCAGGTGGGAAAGACTCTTGACACCTACTACCCTGGGCTGAATGGTAACCAGGGCCCCAGCAGTGAGAGGCCCGTATTCCATCTCCACTATCCTGAGGCGGCCAGTCCCCCAGGGAGGTGAAATCTCTaggaaatacttgaggtcagtccttCCCACTGACTGGAGAATTCCAGAGTTTTCTGTGCAAGGGTGAGAACCTCAGgatgaagttgatcagagagatttgtatctaGAATGTGACCTTCtccacacattttgctgtagagccctgGTAGATGCTCTACAGAAAGCTCTTTCCCAGTATTGTGAAGTGTgagggggagtgagagagagccacatacctgctcaaggtgcttctgacatcctagaagggaggaagagggggagagagaaagaggaaagaaTCTCAGTTCCATTTGACTCACAAAGGGgatcccagggaagggattttgcaaatatggggaagagaggccctgccctgATCCCAGGACCATGGATTCtctgagctaatggggcttttccatctctaatatcTGTGTCTGTAATTCTGCAGTGACCAATAGTCATTCACATGTCAGCAATGCACACGCCGAGTTACACTCAGATCTCTGACTGCTGGctccagtgcttatgattcaggagccctcccttccctgtgtgggGATCTGGAATATTTCTAACCACAGGTGCTGGCTTCCAATTGTTCCTGGGGGTGCTGAACCCCaggccctacccccactccaccccttctcccaatgccacagccccgccctccctcttcctgcccccactctgcccctacCCAGCTTCTTTCTGACCCCTCCCTTGTATGAACTCtatccccactcctctcccagtgcctcctgcacaccatggaacagctgattgaggcaggtgggaagcactgggagagagggggaggagttgatcagtgagcatgaggtgctgggggtagagaggggagctggctgccaatAGGTGCTAAGGGCCCACTAagttttttccatgggtgctctggcccttaagcacccacggagtcggcgcctctGTTTCCCcctgtctcacctgcaggaatttgCTTgttggcttctgacacttcccctccagctcactgatcagctcactgagatgggaaatctgctcggagagtttactgacattttcagtctggatcctcacaatctccttgtccagcttctccagctgggccagcaggagtcgctcttgttcctccaggaactgccgcaGTTCTTGAAATTgggacacaatcttctgcctctcggtttgtgtttgtttctgtatgaaaatatggaaagggctggtcagggacatggatgGAGCCTGGGGTCCTTTCAcggagagctgagtgtgcaggagggagaaCTTATGCACAAACACAGTGGACAGCACTTCACAGGTGACATTCAGTTCACTTGGGGGCATTTCTGGGCAAGTCACAAGAGCTAGACATTAACTCATCCACTGAAATGGCTTCTCTACACATGAATCTAACCCATCAATCCGtgatcatggagaaacacacacaggTCCATGTTCACCAAGGCCACACTGGAGTCTGCCTCcaaacagacctcccactgcCAGTCCCTGCTGGTTAAcaacaacaggcacctaccagatacttctggcttttcccctctccagtcactttcaatcccagcagcttttctctctcttccctcagagtcttcaattgggcctggattctttcctgaagaaacaaaaattatttggGAGCTTTTATTTGAATGGTTGAGAGGGGTGTGGAGCTTTGTGTTTTTCCATCCAAAACCCAAGATGACTGTTGGTCCTAATCACTTTGTGACATCAGGGGCACCAAGGAGATGAAACCTTATCAGTGCAGACTGGGAGTGTGTCGTATTCTCACTTATTACCAAATCAGGTTCAGTCTTTTCAGTAATTAGAGATCTCAATTATAACCAAGCTTTATTGGTATTTGTGAATTGATTAGTGGTACAGCACATAACAGGacactggagtcacatgggggtgaATCAACAGGCCTTTTTTTTAAGAAGGTTTAACAAACAACGTGATACAAATCCCAGAAGGTTTCAGGGTTTCAatatgggctgggatttcagccctgaagccctggggactGCACTGGTTGGGCTGAGCTGGTCTAAGCACCAGGGCAAACCCCATGAGATGTAGAGAGGCCATTCATCTGGTTGGAAGCTGCGCAGTCCCAGTGTTATGGAGCACTATCCCTGTCCGGTAGGGACCCAGCACTGGACGTGGGTTTGTCCAGTGAAAAAGAAAGAGAAGGAGATCGAGGATGCAGGAGGATACCAGTGAGGgcggggacaggggtgggggtggcacctCCATGCAGAATGATGAAGGTGGAGGCAAACTGAAGAAGGCAGAGGAGGGCCCACACAGGCTGACTGATTCAGGTGTGGGAGGGCCCATGCAGGCAGGTGTGGGGATGTTCTGTGTTCTGGGGATGCCTCAGTGGCCACCCTAATTAGACAGGCAGATTTGTATAAGGAACGGTGGGGTTTGCTCCAGTGCTGCTCTAAACCCTTTCCGTGGAAAATGCCTCCTGGGTAGGTCCCCActgtcccattccctggtaaagatcccggaagcagtgcattctgggatatTACAAAATCTGCCTGGTGGGACTAATGGAACCATTTTGGCTGGTCCTTGCCCAAGTACACAACAgaacaggtcagactggcaccggtcagctccagcctggggttggttttgctacaatccagtgaaatcccagtggtatttggcatggacctgagctgtctggagcccttttgtgtgcggGCTCAAGGTGCCGGGAGTCCACACAGtgtttagcccagtgatctcctctagtgcaggccggcAGCATCTGAGATTAACCCCTCATGGAGAAatacaggagttcagaatcccagtgggAAACCTTGTCTCCATGCTGAGCCTGGGAGTCTTATCTTCTCACTGTTTGCACTTCATCACTGCTCAGTGCTGCTGAGGGGGTCAGCGTTGGCTAGTGGTTAGGGGAATGGGCTTGGCCTTGGATAAGTGGGGGTTTATACACAGCTTTGACACTGACCTActgagtgaccttggacaagtcacttcccctctttgtgcctcagtttgtcCTCCCAACTTTTGTCTCTCTTGTccagttagaccaggggtgggcaaactttttggcccacgggccacataggggttgcaaaactgtatggaggactgggtagggaaggctgtgcctccccaaacagcctggccccggcCTCCTATCTGCCCCTTCTCACTTCCTgaaccctgactgcccccctcagaatccccgacccatccaacccccccacactccttgtcccctgagtgCCTCCTCCCAAGATCCCCCATCCCTATCCACCCTCCCGGGGATCccgcatccaacccccctgctccctgtcccctgagtgccccgccccctatccacacccctgccaggCCCCTCAGGACTCAcacaccccatccaactgccccctgttcccagtcccctgactgccccccaggatgctctgccccttatccaaccccccccggctcccttaACCACGCCACTCAGAGCAGCACATCTGGCAGCCTTGCAGCCCGCTCTGAGGCAGACACGCTGCTGCGCAGCCCTGCAGGACCGTGCAGCCTcaccgcccagagcactgcctgCGCAGCGGTGTGGCTCCGGAGGGGTAGGGGGGACCACGGGGCGGGGAGGtgctagcctccccagctgggagctcagggtctgggcaggatggtcccgtacgctggatgtggcccacgggccgtagtttactcacccctgagttagactgtaaatggctcagggcagggattgcccCTCACTGGGTTTTCTACAGGGCCCCCTACAATCAAGGTCAGATCTCATCTGGGGGCTGTAGGGGCTGCTGGGATGCAAGTAACAATAATAAACACTGTGACACAGTCAGTAATAACAGCCACAGCTTGTaactcccccttctccagcctgaAGGCAGCGCTCCCACATAGACTGGCCTGCAGCTCTTGTGACTCAAACCTCACTGGTCATTTAATAACTTCCGGTCTGCAGAGAGTTCCCTTAGTTCACTGGTGGGAGCTGGGTTTGAAAAGGATTCAGCTGCTCAGAGAAAACTTTTCCACatcagacaatttttaaatctttctgtTCCCTTTCTTGCCAGGCTGGAGTATCATTAATTTGTACAGCCTCTTTCATACAATGAAGGCTACACACAGTTGAATGACACAGCTACACCTGTCTCAGGAAACTTGTGATGCCAAAGTTATTACCCATAAGACTGGACAGCAACTCtgtaccttgtactcctgggcggCTTCCTGGatgggaaccaccgtgtgagcgcggtgagcccgggactctctgcagatcacacagatggggctttgatcctcttcacagaacagtttcagagcctcctggtgtttcccacacaccccgtcccctcctcttccctttgctgcctgtaaactcagtTGCTTGGCGATTTCTACCatgtttgccagctgcctgttgggcctgaggtttctctgctgcacagtttgtctgcactgagggcaggagatggctgtatcggatccctcccagcactggctgatgcaggctcggcagaaattgtgcccgcactccagagtgacaggttctgtgaaatactccagacagatgggacatgtcgcttcctcctggagactttccacggggttctctgcagccatggctccctctgggcagtgTAACAGAGTAAGTTTCAATTTCCTGAGTTCACActatgccccgcctgcagcaggAAGCGGGTGTTTCCCTTCGTGGAACTGACTCCTGCTGTTTGCTGAATTGGAAGGAGACAACCGGTAACATTACAGCCCTGGAGGCTTTGGTGAAAAATGTTCCACTCGGGCTGTGGTCCTGCAATCAGCCCctgtgctggtggggagggtcactGGGGCTTCACATGGACATCAGCTCTCCCTGTGAGGATGAGCCTGCAGGAGCAGGGTCTGTGTGTCTAAGCAGCGATAGTCAGAATTGGTTGAATTCTTTTTTTATATActatataattttgacagataatgctcattttaagcaatttttatatttattcatttaaactttcacagttgcacaaaaatcccagtttcagcatttcattccaattgttaccaatttaaatgttcacagctcTGGGAAATTATGAGGGGGGGATCAGAGAATATTTTGGTCAGACCAGAACTATTGAATGACACTGGAGagtgagattcaaaaagttgaagctttaaaactgttaaaattgtctgtgagcaggtaaatctcctccctcccccagcagctcccccagggcaaTAACCCAATTCCTCCCCCGCACCACACAGACTGAGGCTgaaagcagggccagtgcaaccatttaggccaactaggcggccgcctagggtgcctagtggttgggggtgcGTAAAAGCCtgctcaggcgaggaggaggagtggaggtgagctgggggggggtgcggggagggctgcccgcagtaacgggggtaggcgcacaggggaactgctccccgccccagatcacctccactttgcctccttggggggagggatagctcagtgttttgagcattggcctgctaaacccagggttgtgagttcaatcattgaggaggccacttagggatctggggcaaaaaattggtcctgctagtgaaggcaggggactggactcaatgacctttcaaggtcccttccagttctaggagattagtatctCTCACATAAcccagctctaagtctcctccaattggcgccgcaagcctgggaggggaggagaattagagcgacggggtgtgctcagcggaggaggcggacagggccgtccttaggatttatggtgccctaggcaggattattaaactggtgcccctgtgcctgtcttgctcttagcaacacaaatataagcttacactattggaaaacttgccacatgcatgttattaaaaccagtttaacttaattaagcacaccactgtagtgctgatggactagcactaaagaagtagcactatagaaaaaattctgatttgacagaatgatgcaaataatgtaatttttttaatttgtcaacattttattggaaatttatatgaagaggtattgaaacaaggattagttcttaattaaaaacaatctttctggcttttttggctgcaaaatcagtaataatgtaattgtatgacaaagacaaagtgatttcttgtttgattgcaagaatagcaagaccagtcaagtgttcctgactccttgtagagcggaggtagtttttaatgagctttagttttgagaaactccgttctcctgatgctactgttacaggaattgtcagtagaatacaagtagcaatgtacacattaggatatatgtcaacaagtttgctggtatgagtaaactgtacaatgtccattatcgattttgcatgtggcaacattgatgacagtgtactccattcttcgtacagttcaaggccatttaaatcaaaacgatcgccgtgcttcaggaggctctctaggtcaggggtccacaACGCGttgcctgcgggtgccatggcgcctgtaggggcctctcagtgcacctgcgtactggctggcggacgagcatccaccgaaatgccgccaaaattcggcggcgacgcctctggatgatgctgcttgccgccgataagcagtgtcatccagaggcgtcgccgctgaaatgccgccgaatttcggcggatgctcatccacTGCCACggtaaaaggttggggaccactgctctaggttcttgcactttgtcattagttactcttgttttcctatttcattgaatttagtcctgctcagcccgctaccagctaagtgaatggaaccccaggccaacagcgggttgagtggctcagccagggtatcagccgccagcctgctcagcccgctgccagcctggggttccttgggggtccccaggccagcagtgggtgctgagtggggccggcggccgggaccccgggtggcaatggggcagcagccagaaccccagagcagcggcgggctgagctgctcagcccactgctgcgtGCCAtcgaaaatcagctcacgtgccacctttggcacgtgtgccataggttgccgacccctgctctatacattagtaaggagatgagcatattacagttgttggagggctctatttagcagtaacaggactataggaaagtcagtcaacattttttgtttccctgatgaaaactggcccactcccttccccataccaaacttgtcacaaataattgtcaacaacttaatttcctgtttttggctaagatattgatttttttaaaacaaaaatattgaaatttaatTCAGGGTTGTTAGCAAGctcttttggcaaacaaagttgttaaatgacaatctaaatggcaactcagtactgctttcatgcttggctcactccccagcctgctggtccaacagctgcagtagaggaggagataggtggaaaactgcaggaccccaaaatccacctcttggggtgcagagtggcaacagcagcagcaaacccacaTCTCTGATCATACGCCAGtgggcaccaccgccagcccaacgaccatggtgaagttagcacagcatctgatctcagggacggggcacccctggagccacagcagctcatcctgccctgtgcagctcccccaagatgagatggatcgctggcagcccgggggagagacatgctccccagctagggtgaccagatccagatgtcttgattttatggggccagtcctgatatttggggctttgtcttatataggcaccaattacccccacctagggtgaccagacagcaaatgtgaaaaatcgggatgggggtggtggtggtggggggggagaataggagcctatataagaaaaagaccccaaaatcgggactgtccctataaaattggaacatctggtcaccctacaggtgagttccttcccccaccccttcccagagaccccagcagccaatcccctccctcagactgtgctgcattcggctctctctaggacccagcagccctgctcttacatgctccactgcttcccatctgtccggcCTCtcagcagagcggtgcccccagacctagtggtgccctaggcggctgcctgttctgcctatggctaaggacggctCTGGAGGCGGAGCTGGGGCGAGCTCCCCAGGCGAGGTTAGCTGCTGCTGCGGGGGACAGGGGCTCC
The sequence above is a segment of the Mauremys mutica isolate MM-2020 ecotype Southern chromosome 12, ASM2049712v1, whole genome shotgun sequence genome. Coding sequences within it:
- the LOC123345525 gene encoding zinc finger protein RFP-like gives rise to the protein MAAENPVESLQEEATCPICLEYFTEPVTLECGHNFCRACISQCWEGSDTAISCPQCRQTVQQRNLRPNRQLANMVEIAKQLSLQAAKGRGGDGVCGKHQEALKLFCEEDQSPICVICRESRAHRAHTVVPIQEAAQEYKERIQAQLKTLREEREKLLGLKVTGEGKSQKYLKQTQTERQKIVSQFQELRQFLEEQERLLLAQLEKLDKEIVRIQTENVSKLSEQISHLSELISELEGKCQKPTSKFLQDVRSTLSRCKKRKLQQPEEISPELEEQVSGFSQKTIALLEALRKFKDTLPSAPERKRGEPLGAHRRTGAANRVFRKGVLQVKEEQIQHLWVNVTLDPDTAHPQLVISEDRKRVRRGDTWQRLPNNPERFSTERCVLGCEGFTSGRHCWEVEVGNGRCWAVGVARESVRRKGEISLSPEGGIWAVEQWGDQFQALTSPETPLPLIQAPSRIRVCLDCDRGQVTFIDAGDEAPIVTFPPGSVPGERIRPWLWVGMGSRLRLCP